Within Runella rosea, the genomic segment TACCCCCGTCAATGGTTGTGTTGATGGTGTTATTTGTACGGAAGCTGAGTATCAGAGAAATCGCCGTACCGAGTTTAAAGTACTAGAAATCAGATAAATAAATGTTTTTAATTTAAAAAGAGGGGCCTAGTCTGGGTCCCTCTTTTTCTTTTTTATTGAGCCTAATCCATAAAACGCCTATTTTTGAGGTTTCGGTCCATGTATTTACTTTTTTGCAAAGACCCCAAACCATAAAGACTCAACAATGGGCTTCCGCTCTTTTCTCAGCAAACCGCTCGCAAAATACATTTTTAACAGTCAGCAAAACTGGATGTATAACGCCCCAGCCGCCCAAAATCAATGGCGCACAAAATTAGTCTCAACTGCCGCAAGTACGGCTTTTGGGCGCGATCATTTTTTTAAGGATGTTGCATCATACGAGGATTTTAAGCAGGCCGTTCCCATTCGGGATTATGAAGACTTAAAAGGATACATCCAACAGATAATCGACGGTCAGGAAAATATTTTATGGCCTGGGAAACCTATCTATTTTGCTAAGACATCGGGCACCACATCAGGGACAAAATACATCCCAATCAGCAAAGATTCTATCTCGAATCATATCAATTCCGCCCGCGACGCGCTGCTCAACTATATTCATGAAACTGGCAAAGGGGCATTTTTGGATAACAAACTCATTTTTTTATCGGGCAGCCCCGTGCTAGATACCAAAGGAAGCGTGCCCACGGGGCGGTTATCGGGCATTTCTAATCATCATGTCCCTGCCTATCTGCGTACCAATCAACTACCAAGCTACCAAACCAATTGCATCGAAGAATGGGAAGAAAAATTGGAACGGATTATTGACGAAACCATTTCGAAGCCCATGTCACTCATTTCGGGCATTCCCCCGTGGGTACAGATGTACTTTGATCGCATCATTGCCCGAACTGGAAAACCCATCAAAGATGTTTTTCCCGAATTTCAACTCTTTGTTTACGGAGGGGTCAATTTTGAACCTTATCGGGCCAAGTTGTATGAGTCTATTGGAAAAAAAATAGACTCCATTGAGATGTATCCTGCCTCAGAGGGCTTTATTGCCTACCAGGATTCTCAGTATGCGGAAGGTCTGTTATTGTTGGCTGATACGGGTATTTTCTACGAGTTTATTCCTACGGAAGAGTTTTTTAACGAAAAACCAACACGTTTGTCGCTGGAAGAAGTCGAAGTAGGCAAAAACTACGCCCTCATTATCAACAATAACGCAGGCCTTTGGGGCTATTCTATTGGTGATACCGTTAAATTTGTTTCCAAAGACCCTTATCGTCTGTTGGTCACGGGGCGCATCAAGCATTTTATTTCTGCTTTTGGAGAACACGTCATTGGTGAAGAAGTGGAAAAAGCGCTCAAATACGCCATGGAACGGCAGCCCGAAACTGAAGTTGTAGAGTTTACGGTAGCTCCGATGGTGACCCCGAGTGAGGGACTCCCCTACCATGAATGGCTCATTGAATTTGCAACTCCCCCCAACGATATAGAACGTTTTTCGCTCGATATCGACCATCGGCTCGCGGAATTAAACGTTTATTATGACGATCTCGTCTCAGGTAGCATTTTGCGGCCTTTAAAAATCACAACATTGGCAAAAAATGCCTTTATTGACTATATGCGCTCACAAGGCAAATTAGGAGGACAAAATAAGGTTCCCCGCTTAGCAAATGACCGAAAAATTGCTGATTCCCTGTCAATAAGCTAACAAAATTTTCTCTAAATCTTCATTGCCTAAGCCGTCTTATACGACGGCTTAGCTGTTTTATGCCATCAATTATTTGTTGATTTCTTCCGAATACAAATTTGCAAAAAGTACAAGTTTGGTCCGTTTTTTGCTAGATATAATTACCGTTAAATAATTATTTTACTACGATAAAATATAGACCGCTATATTGCAAGTGCCTGATAATCTATTGGTAAATTTTTAGGACGTTGAACAATTTTTACGTATCTTTACGTTAATGTAGCTTTACAGCTATTGAAAAGCGAGGTACTTTACCCTTCTTAAAAGGCATACCTAGCAATGTTTCACTAACCAAAAATCGTTTTGAAAAGAAGACAATGTATCATTCTATCAACGCTTTTGTTGTCAAGTTTAGGAGCTGAAGCCGAGGGCTTCAATGAATCCTCATGTATTCGCTTTTGTAATGAGCCACTCCCAGTTTATGAAAGCCAAGTACTCAAGTATTTTCAATCTGCTTTGCTCCACACGGCCAGTATGCCCCTGCATCAAATCAAGCCAAGAGCACAGAAATTCTTTCAGGTCATTGACCCAATTTTAAAACAATATCAAGTTCCGCTGGATTTTAAGTACTTGTGTGTAGTAGAAAGTGCGCTCAACCCTAAGGCCATCTCCCACAAAGGAGCCTATGGCTATTGGCAGTTCATGCCCCACACAGCTCGCGCGATGGGCCTCATTGTTGATGGCCCAAAGGATGAACGCGAAAACCTGGTCAAATCTACCCACGCTGCCTGTCAGTACTTTTTAGACCTTTATCGCCAACTCGGCTCGTGGTCGTTGGTAGCTGCTGCTTACAATGCTGGTCCTACAAAAGTGCGACGGTATTTGTCAGCGCGCGGCAAAACGAGTTATTATAATCTTCGCATCAGCGCCGAAAATCGTCGTTATTTATACCGAGTTTTGGCCGCAAAGGAGCTTTTTACCCGCCCCGAACTGTACAAGTCGGTGATTAGTGAAGAGATGACTCTCCAAAAATTCATCCGACAACATGGACTGGCACTGGGCTTGATTGCCCCTTTAAAAATAAAAGTAAAGTCTCCTAAGACAAACGAGTTTCTCACCGAAGAAACGACGGCTACTTTGGATGAAGGGCTTTTAACAGGTTTTGACGATTTGATTTCGTTATCGTTTAAGCGGAACGGTATCTTCCGTTACACGCCTCCTGAGTCAATCGACGAGTTGGAGTTTGCCCAAAATACTGACTCTAAAACGAATCTGTATTGGTGGAGAGCGCCCCGAGTCAACACTCGCCGACGAAACGATCTGAAAGCTTTATTGGCTGAGGCTCGTAGCAGAGTGGCGCGTACTCCTCAATTAAACTCCAGTTTAGTTTAGTACGCTGTATTTTCAAACAAAAAGCGTCATCTCCTTCGAGATGACGCTTTTTGTTTGAACTAGAAATTTTAATTCTATTAAGCTTGTTTAATCAACTGGATATTGATGTGCAGTTTCACTTCATCGCTTACCACAATTCCGCCCGC encodes:
- a CDS encoding lytic transglycosylase domain-containing protein — encoded protein: MKRRQCIILSTLLLSSLGAEAEGFNESSCIRFCNEPLPVYESQVLKYFQSALLHTASMPLHQIKPRAQKFFQVIDPILKQYQVPLDFKYLCVVESALNPKAISHKGAYGYWQFMPHTARAMGLIVDGPKDERENLVKSTHAACQYFLDLYRQLGSWSLVAAAYNAGPTKVRRYLSARGKTSYYNLRISAENRRYLYRVLAAKELFTRPELYKSVISEEMTLQKFIRQHGLALGLIAPLKIKVKSPKTNEFLTEETTATLDEGLLTGFDDLISLSFKRNGIFRYTPPESIDELEFAQNTDSKTNLYWWRAPRVNTRRRNDLKALLAEARSRVARTPQLNSSLV
- a CDS encoding GH3 auxin-responsive promoter family protein, whose protein sequence is MGFRSFLSKPLAKYIFNSQQNWMYNAPAAQNQWRTKLVSTAASTAFGRDHFFKDVASYEDFKQAVPIRDYEDLKGYIQQIIDGQENILWPGKPIYFAKTSGTTSGTKYIPISKDSISNHINSARDALLNYIHETGKGAFLDNKLIFLSGSPVLDTKGSVPTGRLSGISNHHVPAYLRTNQLPSYQTNCIEEWEEKLERIIDETISKPMSLISGIPPWVQMYFDRIIARTGKPIKDVFPEFQLFVYGGVNFEPYRAKLYESIGKKIDSIEMYPASEGFIAYQDSQYAEGLLLLADTGIFYEFIPTEEFFNEKPTRLSLEEVEVGKNYALIINNNAGLWGYSIGDTVKFVSKDPYRLLVTGRIKHFISAFGEHVIGEEVEKALKYAMERQPETEVVEFTVAPMVTPSEGLPYHEWLIEFATPPNDIERFSLDIDHRLAELNVYYDDLVSGSILRPLKITTLAKNAFIDYMRSQGKLGGQNKVPRLANDRKIADSLSIS